CTACGTGATCACATACGGCGGCGCAGCTCCCAACGTGGTTCCGGACTTCGCGGAAGTGTTCTACTACGTACGACACCCCGATCCCGAATACGTGAAGTCGATCTTCGAGCGCGTGGCCAAAGCGGCGGACGGGGCGGCGCTGGGTACGGGCACGACCGTGGAGTACGAAGTCATCCACGGCCTGTACAACATGCTGCCCAATGTCACACTCCAGGAAGCGATGCACGCCAATCTCGACCGCGTGGGCGGTGTCTACTACGACGATGAGGAACGGCGTTTTGCCGAGCTGATCCACGGCACCTTCCCCGCGGACGCTCCTCCGCTCGAGTCGGCCGCCCAGATCCAACCGTTCTCCGTAACCGAAGAAGGAAGCGGCGGGTCGACGGATGTGGCCGACGTGAGCTGGATGGTCCCCACCGCCGGCATGAGCGCGGCGACGTGGGTACCGGGGTCGTCCGCCCACTCGTGGCAGGCGATCGCGGCCGGTGGCACGACCATCGGCGAGAAGGGCATGATCGTCGCTGCCAAGACGCTCGCGATGACCGCGATCGACTTGTTCACGCGCCCGGATCTGGTTGCCGCGGCGATGGCGGAGCACGCGGCGCGCATCCCAGAAGGCTGGGTGTATGAGCCGCTTCTCGGTGATCGTGATCCACCGCTCGACTATCGCTTGCCCGCAGGCCCAGGTGGCAACTGACGCATGCCTGAAGCAGTGATGCAGCCGTGGCCGTGGTACGTGGCCGGACCACTGATCGGACTGGTCGTTCCGTTCGTATACTGGTACGGCGGAAAAAAATGGGGCGTCTCCTCAACTCTGCAGCACTTGTGTGCAGCCACCGTTCCGGCGCGTATCGAATACTTCCGCTACGACTGGTGGAAGACGGGCGCGTGGCACTTGGCGATGGCTTCCGGCATGATGCTGGGAGGCTTCATCGGTGGGCGCGTCCTCTCAGGACCCGATGACGTCGTAGCCATCGCAGAGGCCACCCGTTCGGACCTGGCGGGCCTTGGCGTCACCGATTTCACCGGCATGGTTCCCGCCGATGTC
This sequence is a window from Gemmatimonadota bacterium. Protein-coding genes within it:
- a CDS encoding amidohydrolase, whose protein sequence is YVITYGGAAPNVVPDFAEVFYYVRHPDPEYVKSIFERVAKAADGAALGTGTTVEYEVIHGLYNMLPNVTLQEAMHANLDRVGGVYYDDEERRFAELIHGTFPADAPPLESAAQIQPFSVTEEGSGGSTDVADVSWMVPTAGMSAATWVPGSSAHSWQAIAAGGTTIGEKGMIVAAKTLAMTAIDLFTRPDLVAAAMAEHAARIPEGWVYEPLLGDRDPPLDYRLPAGPGGN
- a CDS encoding YeeE/YedE family protein, with amino-acid sequence MPEAVMQPWPWYVAGPLIGLVVPFVYWYGGKKWGVSSTLQHLCAATVPARIEYFRYDWWKTGAWHLAMASGMMLGGFIGGRVLSGPDDVVAIAEATRSDLAGLGVTDFTGMVPADVFALEAILTVPGIVIIVLGGFLVGFGARYANGCTSGHAISGLANLQASSLVAVIGFFLGGLISTHVLLPLLLR